The following coding sequences lie in one Rubrobacter calidifluminis genomic window:
- a CDS encoding alkaline phosphatase family protein, protein MISPIGALSALLLVLAACSGAGRVTGQTSPGTLAPGAPPGLEKIKHVIIIMQENRSFDNYFGTYPGADGIPMKNGHPAVCIPDPRLGHCIRPFHDRKNRDLGGPHTATDARKDINGGRMNGFIRQQLAGESRLCKKSPLNPHCSHVTHDNPPDVVGYHTAREIPNYWAYARNFVLQDHMFESNASWSLPAHLYTVSAWSAVCKNENPMSCRSALQRPDEPLDFAKRFPRAVPPVQKHGGHLRPPDYAWTDITYLLHKYHVSWRYYVARGAEPDCPDGQMFCHRTMQSPKTPGIWNPLPHFETVRQDHQLGNIQSTRAYFRAAREGRLPQVSWLVPSGKNSEHPPALISNGQAYVTRVINAAMRSPDWKSTAIFLTWDDWGGFYDNVVPPKVDKMGYGLRVPGLVISPYAKRGYIDHQTLSFDAYLKFIEDRFLGGQRLNPKTDGRPDPRPDVREALPQLGNLIRDFNFNQRPRPPLILCPHPKTDLVSPRPRWSRS, encoded by the coding sequence GTGATCTCGCCGATCGGCGCGCTGTCCGCGCTGCTGCTCGTCCTGGCGGCCTGTTCCGGGGCGGGGAGGGTCACCGGCCAGACGTCCCCGGGGACGCTCGCACCTGGGGCACCGCCCGGACTGGAGAAGATAAAGCACGTGATCATCATCATGCAGGAGAACCGTTCCTTCGACAACTACTTCGGCACCTACCCCGGCGCCGACGGCATCCCGATGAAGAACGGGCACCCGGCGGTCTGCATCCCGGACCCGCGCCTGGGACACTGCATCCGACCCTTCCACGACCGCAAGAACCGTGACCTGGGCGGGCCTCACACCGCGACGGACGCCCGAAAGGACATAAACGGCGGCAGGATGAACGGCTTCATCCGTCAGCAGCTCGCCGGGGAGAGCCGGCTGTGCAAGAAGAGCCCGCTGAACCCCCACTGCTCCCACGTAACCCACGACAACCCTCCAGACGTCGTCGGCTACCACACGGCGCGGGAGATCCCGAACTACTGGGCCTACGCCCGCAACTTCGTCCTGCAGGACCACATGTTCGAGTCGAACGCTTCCTGGAGCCTTCCGGCACACCTGTATACGGTCTCGGCGTGGTCCGCGGTGTGCAAGAACGAAAACCCCATGAGCTGCCGCAGCGCCCTGCAGCGCCCGGATGAGCCGCTGGACTTTGCAAAGCGTTTCCCCCGCGCCGTGCCCCCGGTTCAGAAGCATGGAGGCCATCTCAGGCCCCCTGACTACGCCTGGACCGACATAACCTACCTGCTGCACAAATACCACGTGAGCTGGCGCTACTACGTGGCCAGGGGCGCAGAACCCGACTGCCCCGACGGGCAGATGTTCTGCCACAGGACCATGCAGAGCCCGAAGACCCCCGGCATCTGGAACCCGCTGCCGCATTTCGAGACGGTCAGACAGGACCATCAGCTCGGGAACATCCAGAGCACCAGGGCCTACTTCAGGGCTGCGAGGGAGGGGCGTCTCCCGCAGGTGAGCTGGCTCGTCCCGAGCGGCAAGAACAGCGAGCATCCCCCGGCGCTCATAAGCAACGGGCAGGCCTACGTCACCCGGGTGATCAACGCGGCGATGAGGAGCCCGGACTGGAAGAGCACGGCGATCTTCCTCACCTGGGACGACTGGGGAGGCTTCTACGACAACGTCGTGCCCCCCAAGGTGGATAAGATGGGCTACGGCCTGAGGGTACCGGGGCTCGTCATAAGCCCCTACGCGAAGCGCGGATACATAGACCACCAGACGCTCTCGTTCGACGCCTATCTGAAGTTCATCGAAGACCGTTTCCTGGGCGGGCAGCGGCTCAACCCCAAAACCGACGGGCGACCGGACCCGCGTCCGGACGTGAGAGAGGCATTGCCGCAGCTCGGCAACCTGATCCGTGACTTCAATTTCAACCAGAGGCCGCGTCCACCCCTTATCCTCTGCCCGCACCCGAAGACCGATCTCGTGAGCCCGCGTCCGAGGTGGAGCCGGAGTTGA